Within Nomascus leucogenys isolate Asia unplaced genomic scaffold, Asia_NLE_v1 000919F_71286_qpd_obj, whole genome shotgun sequence, the genomic segment GCCTCTGTGCTCTGAGCTGCCCGTCTGCGTGGAGCATTTAAGGGAGCAAGGGCCCTCTCTGGTGAGGGCAGGGAGGGTGCGGAGCAGCTGTCCAAGAACAGCCCTGGCACCTTGTTGCCcagccacagcccaggattccatGTTTCCTCTCATTGACTagccacagcccaggattccatGTTTTCTCTCCTGAGAGTTAGTGGGGGAGGGCAAAGGCCCAATGCTGGGCCCTGAATCCCCGGGGACAGTGGGGACACGGTGGGCACCCTGAGATCTCCTCTGTGGGGTCGGGGGAGCATCCCCCAGAGTTCAGCTCTGGGGTGGGGGCGGCACCCGACCCACCTCTGCAGACCCCCCAGTGTGGGGGAGTTGGGCCGCAGTGACTTGGCCTGAGTCCCCTGTCCCCACACTTGGTTTATGCTCCTACCCCCAATCCCCCATAACGCTTGGTCTCCAGGACAGACACAGCCCTGGCGTTTCCACCCCATGCTGAGGCAGGCCAGGTTCTCAAAGCCCTCAGCCCTGACCCATGGGAGGATAGCCCAGACGAACCCCAGAGGCCTGGAGGCTGAGCTGGCTGCTCCTGGGTGGATAGACGACCCACAGAGCCCCTGGGTCCCAGCGCCCAGCCTGGCTGCAGACGCTGGCACTCAGCactgcccaggcccaggccccaaACCTCGGAGACCTCCCCATCCCAGCCAGGAGCCAGCCAGCTCCTGCCTTGGTGGATGTCTCAGTCAGAGGCTGGCCAGCCAGGTGACCATGCTGGGCACAGACCCCTCCCTGCACCCAGGGAGGGTGCCTCTGTACTTGTGAGGCACCCTTCCCCCATGGTGGCACCTGGGGCAGCCTGACTGCTTGCTTTGGGGGTAGGAGTGGGGGTGGGAGCCCACATCCCACGGGGCCCAGATGGCCTGGCTCCCAGCTCCTTGTGGGGTGACCACTCTGAGGAGACAAGGCGAGTCCCTGCAGCAGAGGACAACCCCCTCCCCCAGCAGTGCAGGGGTCCCACTCCGCCGCCATCTCTGCCCTCTCCATGCCTAGCCTCTCCAGCCAGGGTGCTGCCCACCACCTGCCCCCTCTGACCTGTGGCTCTCAGGAGGGGCTGCCGTGGGGCCAAGACAGGAGCCCAGCCCAGGAGGGAAGCAGTTATTTATAGGCCAGCAATAAGAGGaccaagcaacaaaagcagaaatggcACTTTCAGACACAGTTTCAGTTGTGGTTGAAACAGGGAACTGAGATGCAAAAACCTAGATACTCACTGAGTAGGAGACCCTGAAAGGGGAGACACAGAAAGCCGGTGCATGTGGTCAGGCACAGACGCCCACCCCGCCCCTCATGCTTGGCCCAGGCTCAGCCCTGGGGACCGCCTTAGCAGCAGTCCCTCCGGCTTGGCCAGGGGGACAGGGCAGGTGACATGTGGCCGGCTGTGGGCTCCAACACCCACACGGCTTGTCCTTGTGGAAAGCACACCCCCAACATCCAGGGTGTGACCTCGGGCATGAGTGGGGGGCTTTTGGGGGCTTATGTGGGTGTCTGTGCACGGTGTCCCCAGTGCCCAGCTGCCCAGGCACTGAGGGGCAGTTGTGGGCAGAGCTGGAGCTGCTGGTGATGCCAGGCTGCCCTGTGCAGATGCTGAAGCCTCTTCAGAGAGCAGCAGTGGCCCCCACGTGGCCATGCTCCATGACGCCCCGCCGCCCGTGGGACAGAGAGGCTGGCACGGTAGGACTGGGGGCCCCAGGGAGGAGGCGGCTGGGATCAACAGCCTTTCAAGAGCTCTGAGCCAGAGTGGAGAGGACACAAGCAGCCTTGAGGGGGCCTCCAAGCAGAGGTGCCCTGACTGGTGGGCAAGGGAAGCCTCCCTGGGCTGCTCCAGACCTTCCCTTTATCCCCCTGCTGGAGGTGCTGGGGACAGCCAGTTACCACGAGCCACAGCATTGCAGAGTGGGCTGCAGGCCCCCtgacccccaccaccaccctgggCTGGGGGTCTTCTCTGTAtcaccctcccctctcccttgtCCACCCTAGCCCCCCGCCAGCGGCAGCCCAGGTCCGGGAAGTCAAGACGGTCTGTCTCAGCACTGGAGGGGCCATCTTGGCCCAGCCAGAAGTCAAGCCCCTACTTGTCTGGTGACCCTGCGGGTGCTGCCCCATCCAGTTGCAGGTCCTGGGAGCGCTGGCTGTGCTGTGTCTGGGCTCCATGGCTCTTATCTACCTCCTGTGGCAAGTGCCCCGTCCTCCcacctggggccaggtgcagccCAAGGATGTGCCCAGGTCCTGGGGGCATGGTTCCAGCCCAGCTTGGGAGCCCCTGGAAGCGGAGGCCAGACAGCAGAGGGACTCCTGCCAGTAAGTGAGCCCATGGAGGCCTGCGGGGGCAGGTCTCAGTTTGGGGCTGCTGCCTGTGTTTCTGCCCTTGGATCTGCCCGTGAGATAAGGGCGGCCCTCTACCAGCTGCTCTAGGAAGGTGCAGGTCACCAGGGAGGGCCACAACCATATGAGCTGGAgtgggggctggggatggggcagGCGTGTGGTGCTTTTTGCAGCAAGCAGAGGCTGCCACCTGGGGGCTCTGACAGGCTGGAGAACACTGCCTGTGCTGAGGCTCACCCCCTCAGTCCTTCCACCCCTGGGGGGTAATGTCACTGTCTCCTCCCGCCCCTCAgccttccctcccacccttcttTCCCTGCGGTTGGGGTACTGGAATCCCAGGACTGCCCTGGAGGAACCTGTTGGGCCATCCTGCACACAGCCCCTGGAAACGGGAGCTCACCTGCCCCTGGCCCAACCTTTCCCTTCCAGGCCAGCTCTGGCCACCACCAAGGGCTTCCACACCAGGAGGCCACCCCAGACTCCAGACTCCACAGCTCTGCTCTACTCTGCCTGGCTTCAGGAGCAGCTGCTCCCTGTAGGCAGTGCCTCAGGGCTGGGTGCGGCCAGGACCCCCCAGTCTAGCCTGCTCTGGACCAGGCAGCCCCTCTCAGGCTCCTTCCCAACTTGCTCCTGGGTGTCCCCACCCCAGCAGCATGCTGGGCTCAGGCCCACCCTGCCCAGTCTGTTTTGTTGCCTATACCTTAAACCCTTACCCTGCACACTTGGCCTGGGCTCATCCCAGGGGCCACCTGAGCAACAGTTGCTCTGGCTTGGCAGCGGGATGGGGCAGGTGATGTGAGGCAGGCTGGGGGCTCCCGCACCCATACTGAGCCCAGTGTGGCCCTCTCCACAGGCTTGTCCTTGTGGAAAGCATCCCCCAGGACCTGCCATCTGCAGCCGGCAGCCCCTCCGCCCAGCCTCTGGGCCAGGCCTGGCTGCAGCTGCTGGACACTGCCCAGGAGAGCGTCCATGTGGCTTCATACTACTGGTCCCTCACAGGGCCCGACATCGGGGTCAACGACTCATCTTCCCAGATGGTGCGCCCCGCCCTGGCCCCACCGCATCCTGGTGCTGGAAACACAGCAAGTCAGGCTGCCCATCTATGCAGGCGTCTCGGGCACCAGGCCCGGGGGCTCAGCTCGGTGGTAGGGTCTAGCATGGAACAGGGATTAGGCCGCTCCTTTGGGGGCTCTAAGGGCAGAGGTGTCAAGGAGCTGGGCCTCTGGGTGATTAAACACTCAGACTGTGCCTGGTGCAGTTTGGCTGTCACCAAGGGTCATCCAGATACTTGACCTGACCTTGTGCCGTGGGTGGTCAGTCATAGGTGGGCCTCCTGAGGAGGGCATGAGTCCCAGTGGGGGTGCGGAGGAGAGGGCGCCTGAGGTCAGCTCTCATGGCTGGCCTGGCCTCGCAGGGAGAGGCCCTTCTGCAGaagctgcagcagctgctgggCAGGAACATTTCCCTGGCTGTGGCCACCAGCAGCCCAACACTGGCCAGGAACTCCACCGACCTGCAGGTCCTGGCTGCCCGAGGTGGGTACCTGCACCATGCTGGGCCCCACTGCCCTAGCGTCAGGCATGGGCTGTCTGGCTGGCACCATGGGACAAGGAAAAGAAGTGGGGGTGGGAAAGGTGTCCTGGACTTCCCTAGGACACCCCAGGAGGGCAGGACCCAGGGCTCTGAGGTCCTTTGAGTCAGCTTCACCTAGGCACAGGGCTGGTTCCAAGGAACCAAAAGTGCCATTTTCCACAGGGCAGAGCATGGGTGGCCTTGGAGCCCTGCTGAGCCCAGCAGCTGACATGTGGGTGGAGGCTCAGGCTGGGACCTCTGGCTGGGGAGCGAGAGGCCATGGGCAGTCACCACAAAAGCAGGCTCTGGAGCTGAGCTGCCCAGAGGGATCCTGGGCCAGTCTATCCCTCAGtgtcctcacctataaaatggggatgaggaTAGCAGCAGCTTAGTAGGACTGTTGTGAGGACATTTGAGTCAACCCCACTGTCAAGAGCTTGGGGTCAGGCTCACCATGAAGCTGGCACTTAGCAAGACCTAGTTCATCCCATTGCCTGAACTCTCCACCAGGTGCCCATGTACGACAGGTGCCCATGGGGCGGCTCACCAGGGGTGTTTTGCACTCTAAATTCTGGGTTGTGGATGGACGGCACATATACATGGGCAGTGCCAACATGGACTGGCGGTCTCTGACGCAGGTGAGTGCCGGGACCCTAACACAGGAGGCCTGCCTGAAACTTTTCCTCTCCTGCACTCCTGGGCACTTGGCCTGACATCTCAGTGCATCTGGAGAAAGTCGTGTAGTCCTGTTTACAATTTACCATGGTAGAAACAGTCGGAGACTGGTCTAATAAATGATGGAATTCTACGCAGCCACTGAACTCATGCTGTGGAATCACATTgaatgacatggaaagatgttcaagTCACATTACCCAGGGAAACATGCAGATTACAAAACACAAGCCTTTTTAGGAAAAGCAATGCATGAAAAATGTGTCAGAATGGTCATGGCAAAGGCAACCATGGTTATCGCTTGACAGTGGGATTAAGAATGATCCCATTCTTAATGCCTTGAtgcattttctattgtttttgtaATAAACATGTATTGCTTTGATCATTGGAATACAATGTTCAAAAACACAGGCACCCGCTGGGCACTCCTCCCACCAGCACAGTCTATTACAGATTCCTACAGGCAATGCTTCCCACAAGTGGGGACCAGTTGGGCAGGGGCTGCACCTGCCCCAGCATCCCTGGcctgggtggagtggggtggaggccCCGCAGAGGGGTTTTTCTCCCACAGCGCCTGACTTTGGTCCCTGCAGGTGAAGGAGCTTGGCGCTATCATCTATAACTGCAGCCACCTGGCCCAAGACCTGGAGAAGACCTTCCAGACCTACTGGGTGCTGGGGATGCCCAAGGCTGTCCTCCCCAAAACCTGGCCTCAGAACTTCTCATCTCACATCAACCGTTTCCAGCCCTTCCACGGCCTCTTTGATGGGGTGCCCACCACTGCCTACTTCTCAGTAAGACGGGTTGAGAAGGAGCCCATCAGAGGCCCCTGTTCTACCCTGGCTGGCCAGACCCACAGGGAGCCCTCTGGGCTGGCCCTGCAGACACCAGCAGCATCAGCTGGGTCCTCAGGCAGCCAGCACCATGGGTGGGGCCGTGGCCCTGGGGTGAGCAGCAGGCTGGCATCAGCAGGCTCTGGGCTGTGCCTGGAGGCAGGCTTAGCTCCAGGAGGACAGCTGGTCAGCACCATCCCTGGGAAACAGGCCgcctgggaggtggtgggaggacCTGGGGCCCTGGGAGTCTCCAGACTGCTGGGCAAGGCCAAGGGGCTTAGCTGTGCACTGGAGAGGGAGGGGAACCCCACTTGCTCTtcggggaaggaagggaagagtgaGGAGTGGGCAGATCCTCCTTTATCAGCccacgggggtgggggtggacagCCCTCCAGCCAGCCGAGGGACTGGTCTGTAGTAGAGGCTGTATCAGAACAAGGGGAGCCTCCctagatgggggtgggggtggcaccCTGAAGGGAGTGGAGAAGCTTCCCTGTGGCCAGGAACTGTTTCTGGGAGATCAATccagcctggagcccagggcGGTCCAGCTGCTTCCCCACTCTCTCTGCCAGGCCTCAGAGCCAGTCCCCAGGACCCCTGTTGAGCCGACCCCTTCTTTCCTCACATTTCCAGGCACCTGggccccctccctccaccaccaCATGGGGCCTCTTGGGTGGTGCATGGTGGGGTCACAAGTCCAGAATGGGCTGGGCTGGTAGAGCCTTCAGGAAtccctctcccatcacaggcgtCGCCACCAGCACTCTGTCCCCAGGGCCGCACCCGGGACCTGGAGGCGCTGCTGGCGGTGATGGGGAGCGCCCAGGAGTTCATCTATGCCTCCGTGATGGAGTATTTCCCTACCACGCGCTTCAGCCACCCCCCCAGGTATGTCTGAGTGGGAGGCGGGCGGCCTGCTCTGCTGACGGGCAGCTCCTGGACACGTCCCCTCCTGCTGGGACCTCTTCCCGGCCCGGCTTGTAAGCAGAGCCccgtccctccccaccccaaggtACTGGCCGGTGCTGGACAACGCGCTGCGGGCTGCAGCCTTCAGCAAGGGCGTGCGCGTGCGCCTGCTGGTCGGCTGCGGACTCAACACGGACCCCACCATGTTCCCCTACCTGCGGTCCCTGCAGGCGCTCAGCAACCCCGCGGCCAACGTCTCTGTGGACGTGGTGAGGGCGCGTTCCTGGCCGGGCGTGGGGAGGGCGGCCCTCCCCCCGCCCTTCCTGACGCGCTGCCTCTGCTCCCCTAAGAAAGTCTTCATCGTGCCCGTGGGGAATCATTCCAACATCCCATTCAGCAGGGTGAACCACAGCAAGTTCATGGTCACGGAGAAGGCAGCCTATATAGGTGAGCGGGAATAGATCACGGCGGGCGGGCCCCAGGGTGGCCAGGCACGGGCGAGGGAGGCACTGGCTTTGTGACCGGCGTGGACACCTCAGGACAGCGGGGCTGCTGCTGAAGAGGGACGGGGTCTCCATGGAGTTCCGGGGACCAGGCCACCCGCCTGTCACCTGGCCCCACAGGGCCCCAGAACACTGAGTCAGGACGCCTGTCCCCGAGTGATGAGGGTGGAGTTCCACCGCGACCAGCTGTCCCTCCCGCACCTAAGCGAGGGGCTTCCCCGGCTGGAGTCTGATGACAGTGGAGGGGCCAGCTGCCAACCGTCCCCAAACCCGTAGCCGGGCCTGGCGCTGAGCGGGCTGCAGAGAGGCCTGTGAGAGCCGGCGCCCCAGTGTCTGCTCCGTCCTCCCCGCAGGCACCTCCAACTGGTCGGAGGATTACTTCAGCAGCACGGCGGGGGTGGGCCTGGTGGTCACCCAGAGCCCTGGCGCGCAGCCCGCGGGGGCCACGGTGCAGGAGCAGCTGCGGCAGCTCTTTGAGCGGGACTGGAGTTCGCGCTACGCCGTCGGCCTGGACGGACAGGCTCCGGGCCAGGACTGCGTTTGGCAGGGCTGAGG encodes:
- the LOC100594537 gene encoding phospholipase D4 isoform X1 — protein: MDTKAGPPEMLKPLQRAAVAPTWPCSMTPRRPWDREAGTLQVLGALAVLCLGSMALIYLLWQVPRPPTWGQVQPKDVPRSWGHGSSPAWEPLEAEARQQRDSCQLVLVESIPQDLPSAAGSPSAQPLGQAWLQLLDTAQESVHVASYYWSLTGPDIGVNDSSSQMGEALLQKLQQLLGRNISLAVATSSPTLARNSTDLQVLAARGAHVRQVPMGRLTRGVLHSKFWVVDGRHIYMGSANMDWRSLTQVKELGAIIYNCSHLAQDLEKTFQTYWVLGMPKAVLPKTWPQNFSSHINRFQPFHGLFDGVPTTAYFSASPPALCPQGRTRDLEALLAVMGSAQEFIYASVMEYFPTTRFSHPPRYWPVLDNALRAAAFSKGVRVRLLVGCGLNTDPTMFPYLRSLQALSNPAANVSVDVKVFIVPVGNHSNIPFSRVNHSKFMVTEKAAYIGTSNWSEDYFSSTAGVGLVVTQSPGAQPAGATVQEQLRQLFERDWSSRYAVGLDGQAPGQDCVWQG
- the LOC100594537 gene encoding phospholipase D4 isoform X2, coding for MDTKAGPPEMLKPLQRAAVAPTWPCSMTPRRPWDREAGTLQVLGALAVLCLGSMALIYLLWQVPRPPTWGQVQPKDVPRSWGHGSSPAWEPLEAEARQQRDSCQLVLVESIPQDLPSAAGSPSAQPLGQAWLQLLDTAQESVHVASYYWSLTGPDIGVNDSSSQMGEALLQKLQQLLGRNISLAVATSSPTLARNSTDLQVLAARGAHVRQVPMGRLTRGVLHSKFWVVDGRHIYMGSANMDWRSLTQVKELGAIIYNCSHLAQDLEKTFQTYWVLGMPKAVLPKTWPQNFSSHINRFQPFHGLFDGVPTTAYFSGRTRDLEALLAVMGSAQEFIYASVMEYFPTTRFSHPPRYWPVLDNALRAAAFSKGVRVRLLVGCGLNTDPTMFPYLRSLQALSNPAANVSVDVKVFIVPVGNHSNIPFSRVNHSKFMVTEKAAYIGTSNWSEDYFSSTAGVGLVVTQSPGAQPAGATVQEQLRQLFERDWSSRYAVGLDGQAPGQDCVWQG